The Fimbriimonadaceae bacterium nucleotide sequence ATGCCGCTCTTATGGACGCGTTTGCCCTTCTTCGTCCTCAATCCAAGCTCTTCCGCTCGCACCGCTAAGGTCTTGATCGAGTGCGCGCCGCTTGCATATTCGAGCATCAACTGCCGCACGATCGGGCCGCGCACCGGATCGATGGCAATCATCTTGCGCTTGGTTCCCGGCTCGGGTACGTTCAAGTATCCGAGCGGAGCATGTGTGGGATAGATGCCCTGCTGAACCTTTTCGTCTAGTCCCTTTCGAATTTCTTCCGAAAGGTTGTCTGAATAGTGTTCGGACATCAAGACCTTGAAATTTTGAACTAGTCGTTCGTGGGCCCTGGCGTCAGGCAACCACCACCGGTTTTCTCGTAGAAAATATGCCGAGACACCCATAGCCTCCAAGGCCAATGCATCCTTCCGGTTTCTGATAAGCCGGTCAGTCTTTTCGGTGATGATACATGCTCCAGGAAACTCAGCGAGCACTCTCAACATTCGTGCAAATGCTGGCCTGCCTTCTCGCTTGGCAGAGTGGCTCTCAACGAAATCGTCAAGGATCCTGTACCCATTTCGCTCAGCCCATTGCCTTGCCTCACGCAGTTGGGAATCAAGGCTCCAGCCCTCGTCTTCCTGCTCCTTCGTCGACACGCGCCGATAGAGCACGCACTCCTTAAGGTCGGGGCCAGATGGTGTTAAGACTTGTCGTCCAGCAGATAGTTTTGATTTGAGGTTGCTTTGCATTTTCGGAGTCCTGTAAGGAAATCGCGCAGCCGTCGCTTCGCACTATCGGCTTCTTCGAGAGTCACGTGGCGGCCGTAAGCTCTTGAGAGGTATGAACGGAAATCGTCGTGACAATTGGAAAGTTCGTCGTGAATCGGATCGCGGCGAAATCTACGTGGTCTGGGCCAATAGGGTGCAGGTCGGAATCGAAGGCATGCGGTCATATATGAATATGTTCGTTCTTTTTGGATCAAAATCGGTCGACAAAATGAGAGTGGGCACGAAATTGCTCGTGCCCACCTTCTGACTCTTCCTTAAACCGCGTCTTGCTCGTCGTGGATTTCGCTGGACGCGACACCCGACCAACGAACGAGCAAGAAGTTAACGCGCTCAACTAGAGCGGGCGCGAGTTGGCAATCCTCGTCGCGCATCAATAGTTCGATGAGCACCGTTTCAGCGATGTACGAATCCGCGCCATCGACCTTGGCGTAACCGGGAAAGTTCTTGTTGATTTGAACGACGACTTTGCCATCCTCTTCGACAAGCGCCGAGCGAACCTCAGGGCTTCCCGCGACGACTTCAATTTCCGGGCAGTCCTTGCCATTCTTGAGTCGACGCATCAGGCGACGCAGGGTTCCCACGGCTCCGTCCGGTGCCGGAGATTTCGGCGTGTTCTCGCGGCCCGTCTTCTCACCCTTGGGCTCTTTGGAGCCCTCGGACTTCTCCCTGGGTTCTCGTGGCTTGCGGCCCTCGTTTCCCTCACCAGTCGGGGTCTCTTGCACTTCGACCGGCTCATCCCCCACGCCTTCGGCAAGATGCTTGAACATCTCTTTGAGTTGTCCACGAACTCTTTTTGCCGTCTTCTTCTCACGGCCAAGAATTTTCTCGTCGTGACCTTCGCGAAGTTGCCTTATGAGGGCTGCACACTCCTTCAGAACTTCACGACCCAGGTCTTTGTAGACCTGATCGTCGCGTTCGACGAAGCCACTCTTGTTGAGATTTGGGGTCAGACCGTCAATCTCAAGTTCGGAGACGAACTGATTGAGAGAGCCCTTTGCGGCGAAGTTGAAGCCGAACGATTCGTTTTCGACCATCATGCGGCCCTTAGCAAAGAGCCGGAATCCAGCCTTGACGTATCCGTCTTTCAGCTTTCCGCGTTCCAGTCGACCTGCCCAGCCTCTCGCGGTCACATCGCCAACTTTGACGTCAATCGGGATTTTCCCGATCGACGCATCGAGCGGCAAATCGACTGGCTTGACTAGCGAGCCGTTCACGACAATCTGAAGCTGCCCAAATCGGAGAAGCCGGTCGTACACAGTGGCAAGGTCCCGCATGAGCGAATCGACTCTCCACTGACGGCCGTTGATGACGTCCTCGATTTCGATGCGAACACACCCTGAGTTCAGAGAGCATCGTTGGACGGTCGCAGGAGCGCTTGCTGGGTCATGGGGTGTGGGAGCACCGAAGTCTGCAAAGTCCGTTCGATTTCGCCAGTTGAGGTCCTCGAACATCCAAAGTTCGGACTCTCCCGCCTTCTTTGCCCATAGACGCAGGGAGTCGCCCAGATATCCACAAGCAGATTTGCCGCCTTGGCCATAGTGGCCAATGTCGCTGTCCGTGTGATGGTCGCCTTCACCCCAGTTGAGCCATGTCGCGATTTCAGCGAGCCCACTCCAAAAGCATCGCGTCGAACTCAGAGTCATTGACGCCCTGGCGCTTCTTGAAAGTTGACCTAACTCGATCCGTATCCGCCTTGACCAGCTTGTAATATGCGATGTCGGCATACGCACAGAACTGAAGACAGAGGTCTCGGGTGGTCTTCTCTTTCGGTGTGCCCCGCTTGTCGCGGCGTCGCGGACCACTGTAGAAGATGTAGCAGAGATTGACATAGGCCTCGACGGCCGATCGTTGAGGGATGTGACCTTCCTCGTCGAGCCCCTTCTTTGCAAGGAGGTCACTCGCTATGGCCAGTCGCGTTAGCCTTAACGCGATGGCGAAGAGGACGTTGACTTCGGTAGCCATCGCGGTTGCTTTGACGATCGGGCGGAACTTACGAACCATTTCGCCCCAGCCTGACTCAACGATCGCACTCATCGAGTGCTGGATGGAAATCTCCCTAACCTCCTCGCTCACTGTGAATCCTCCTCTAAGCCTCGCCATAGCTCAACGAACGCTCTTGCTTCGGACCGGAGCAACGGCATTAGGTTGGCCGATGGGAACGGCGACGTGATCAGGTTGGCGCTGGGAATGTCGAGGATCGCCATCTGCGTTCCCTCTTCGACCAAGGGCCCGAGAACGGCGTGCATCATATAGAGGATCATTTCGACCTGCCTCTTTGTAAGCTGGGCTTCCTTCCAATAGAGCTTGATGACCGTACTCGTGCCGTTCCAGTTCAAGCCAAGCTCAGGATTGAGTCTAACGACGAGTTCATCGAAGCGCCACTCGCTCTTCGGTGGCGCGAACCACACGACCCGCTTTCGCCCCAGAAAGCGACGATAGGCTTCAAGCCGCGCCGGACACTTGCTTCCCTTGTGGGTGCTGACATGAACCGAGACGGATTTCTCCAGGATCGTGCCATCAGATGAACCCGCAGCGTGGAACTCAACGATGGCTTCCCTCAACCCCTTGTAGTAGTCCGTGGCAGGACTATATGGACCGCGCTTCCTCAGGGAGTTCACGTGCGTCATCCGGGACGTGCCCGTCTTGACGATGAAGTCGACAAATTCGGTGAGTGAAATTTCCATCAGTTCGTGTCCTTGACTTTGAATGAGTGTTCAGTATACACTAAACACTCACGGATTGCAATCCGCTGATATGGAGAATGCGAATTGGAAGAACACACCCCAGAAGCACCGAAGCTGATGTTCACGGACCTGCACGTCACGGCAGACGACTTGCGCGTAGTCCCGTGGCTTGACACGATCGAGCAAGACAAGCGAGACGAGGTTGACAACTATTCAACCCCGCTCTTCGCCGCCGCCAGAGTCGCCGCTGAAGCTGGAGACAGACGCGCAGAGCAAGTCTACGTGCTGCTTGGATCGGCGTCGTCGATGTTCTATGACTCAAACGACGCAGCCGAGCCGCTGAAGCCCATGTTTGTCATGGCGAACTCGCGATCTGCCGCGCTGAGTGATTTCGAGGATCAACACCTTGACCCAATCGCGGCCGTGTACGCCGAAATCGCCGACCGAGAAATGAAAGCAAGGTTGGCCGACATCCTTTGGATTCGGCGAAAGGATCACCAAGCAGCGCGGGTCGCGGCCGCCGCATATCTGGAGGGTGCCAAGGCGTTGATGGACCCCGCTGAGTGGGTGCACGGATTTCACCGATTGCAGCGAGCCATGCAGATCGCCGGAGCGCTGGGTAAGCAGAGCGCAGAACGCAATGCGGTCGCGGACTATGCTCTCGAACTCCTCGCCAAGTTGGACGGGAGCGATCCTCTGTACTTGACCAGATCAATCATCGACCTCGCCCTTGCATACAAGATTGGTGATCCCGCATTGCTGGCGGGTTACGCGGAAAAGTCCGCAGAGGGCGCTGAAGGTCGCCAAGACTGGATAACCGCTGCCGACTATTGGGCCCTCGTCGCAACGTGTAGAAGGAAGGCGGGGAACGAAGCGGGCGCTACCGAGGCTTCGCTTCGTCAGGGAGAAGCTCAAATTTCAGTCGGAGAGACGATGGCTGGGAAGCCAGGACTCGCTGCTGAGCATTGGTTTGAACAGGGTTTGCTCACGCTGAGGCAGGCAGGTGCTCCCAAGGAACGGCAAGAGGAACTCATGAAGCGCCTTCACGAGCTTCAGAAGGAGCGATTGGAGCACCTGGGCAAGATCGAAACCAGCGTCCCGATAGATCCACAACTGATCGAGCACATCGAGAAGGTCAAGGGTATGAGTCTCCGAGATGCCCTGGCATTCTGGGCAATTCAGGTCCGACCAATCGGCAAGGAACGCCTACGTGAGATGGTCCGAGAGCACGTCACCCAGAGTCCTCTTTCGAGCATCTTCTCGAACTCCATCTTGCGCGAAGACGGCAAGGTCGCCTTCGTGATCCCCGCAATGCCGCTGAATGAGGAGCCAAGCGACGAGTTGCTCCAACTACACATGTGGCGGATGGCGGAGATGACCAGACCGGTGACCGCGTGGATGGCCGAGCAGATCCGACACATGATTGCTGGCGAGCACCCGTGGGAGGAAGGTTGTCTGGACTGGCTATTGAACGACAATCTCTTCGTCCCGAAGGGACGTGAACCGATTTTCGCGCGCGGCCTTCAATCGGGAATTGAAGGCGATTACCTCATTGCGACGCACCTGCTCGTACCGCAGTTGGAGAACTCATTCCGGCACGTGCTGAACCAACACGGCGTTCTCACCACCTTCTTGCGCCAAGATGGGACGCAGGACGAGTTCCCGATCAACAAGATCGTGGAGACTGAGGCATTCAGCCAGATCTTCGGACAAGACCTCGCCTTTGAGTTGAGAGGCTTGCTGGCCGAGCATGCTGGGGCGAACCTTCGGAACAACGTCTCACATGGGCTTGTTTCGGCGGGAAGTTTCTACAGCCCGAGCAACATCATCCTAGTCCCGCTGACCCTTTGGCTGCTGCTTCATGGAGTCGAGCGGGCGAGTGAGAATCAAATCGAGCACAACGACTAACCGAAACAGGACAGCTTCTCCTGATAAGCAATGTTAAAGGTCGCTCAGTCTTGTCACCGGGACGTATACACACCGGCATCCCATGTCGTGAGTGCACTCTGAGTGAGGCAATGGAGGCACGGAATCGAGCGGATAGCGGCCGACTCTGCTCTTGCAGAAGTCGCATGAAGATTGGGCGGCGAGGATCTCTACAGCGATGATCACGTCTCTGTTCGCCCGATAGCCTTCAAGTGTCCTCTCATGGTTTGCTCGGAATGCTTCCATTCGTGCGGCCACCTCCGCTGCCTTCTCTTCCGGTGTGCGGCGTCGGCGTTTACTGGAATCGGACGGTTCCTTGGGGAGCCACTTCTCCGGTCCCGTCCCCCAGAGCAAGCCCATCGCTGCTGCGATCGTGGTCGGCGGTGCTGTCGAAGGTGGTTTATCCTGGAAGAGCGCCACCAGCAGTCCAAGCTCGTGCGAAATGTCGGGATTGGACCAGTCAACGCCCATGCCTCTCGGAAGAGGTTGACGCGCTTCGAACCGCCGCACGATCTGGCAAGCCTGCGCCAGTTCACCTCGTTGGAGCGCATCCATACATGAATCCTCAGCTTCTTGCCGAGCCGCGTCCGCCTTCTGCTTATAAGCGTCAGCCAAGGTAGTCCCAACCTCAGTGCATCGCAGGGGATGCACGTCTGATGTCATGGAAGCGATCTCGCTCGGACTGACTCTTTCGACCAGCGTAGCAATCAGTTCCGCTTTCTTGCCCTTGTGAGCGAGGCCGTGACGTTTGCAGATGTCGACAAGCTCCGGGACGCGGAACTTGACTTCAAGCTTCTCCGCACTGTCGCAGGTGCGCAAAAGACCTTGCGTCACGAAGCCATCGAGGACTCGCGCGGGCTCCTTACCCAATGAAGCTCGCCAGACGTCATTCCATCCTGGCCCCGTAATGGTCTGCCGGAGCCGAGGTTTCAGGAACAACGACAGCAGGAACAACTCCTGCTGAGACAAGGGCTGCGGTTCATTGACCGGTCGCGGCGTGGCGGTTTCGCGCTTGGAGAAGAGTGAACGCAAGTTCATTTCGCAACTCGTGTGAGCCTCACCAGCATTACTCCTCGACCTCCGGAATCATCCCTTCGGGCGTCACGAATGCGGCAAACACAACGCCACCGTAGAACTGGAAGACCCACACTCCAAATCCAGTAGACGCTCCATCAACGGTCCTGTAAGTGAATTTGGTGTGGCTGCCCAGCACCACCGGATCTGGGGCCCCGATAGCTTGAAGTTGCTCCCGGATCAAGCCGTATGAGCCGGGTAATAGCGACCAAGATCAAGATCAAAGGCTTCTGCAAACCGTGTGTTGCTGAGTGCCATAGCGATTCCCTTGATAACCAGACTAAACCACGGAGTGAAAGGATCGTCCGACAGCTTTGTCCCCATCCCCTCAGCGAGAACGATGCCATCCGCACCAACTATGCGATCAGGCGACATGGACTTGGCGAGTTCAAGTAGCGCATTGCGGTGTCCAAGCTCAATCGAACGCTGCACACTGCGTTTGATCTTCCCAGCCATGAGCTTTTGCGCGGTTTCGTGGTTGCCTCCGAAGATATCGATTGCAAAGAGGTCCCTCACCCTCGAATCGAGTTTCGACTTTTCGCCGTTGCACCTCGTGCATGCCCAAACGATGACCGGTTCCCAGTTCGCGGCGTTTTCTGCTTCGAACGAACGCGGAATGACGTGTTCCTTGGTCAAGTCTTCGTTAGAGCCGCAATAAGCGCACTCCTGAGGCAGGTCAGCGATGTTGTTGAAACTCAAAGTTCACCTCGGAAGGCTTTCGAAAGGATCGACCGACGTAGAGCGTCGGCATCCCGTTGAAAGGTGTCGGTTGCTGTGAAGCGCCGCTGGGCGGTGAGGACTTCGGCGATGCGCTCCTGCTCTGGCATAGGTGGCACCCAGGCTTCGTGTGCGAGGATCGCGGGAGGCTGAACGCGTTGGCGTCGGAGGCCAAGTCCTTTGCTCTTTGCAGAAAGTGATTGCCAGATGCGCTCGGGCTTGAAGTGGGCAAATACGAACTCAGCCCGACACTCATTTGGATTGCAGGTGAAGGTTGGGTATTCGCCTGAGACGTAGAATGCGTCGAAGTCGGCCGAAACGTAGCCATACGAACCCTCGAAGGCAAAGAGGCGGCTGAAAATGAACTGTCCCGACTGCACTCGGTTGAGAACCGCCGCGCTTGTCGCCAAACCTGAGATCGGCGGCTTCTCGAACAGCCCCTTAGCGAAGCTGTAGATGCCAAGGTTCGGATAGTCCTCGCTGGGGTCGACTTTAACGGGATCGAGGTCAAGATGCATGACATCGCCGAGACGGAGTTTGCGCCAGCCGCGCTCGCGCTTTTGGTCGTCAGTCAGATCATCGCGGTGGGCGAGGGCGATGAGGAGGCGGTCGAAGTCGGCGACAGTTTGGGCGTGGAATGTGGCCGCGCGATCCAGCGCCCCCATCGCCTCGTGAACCTTGGCTACTATGCGCCTCTGCTCATCGAGCGAGGGGAGGGGGATGGTGAGGGCAAGGAACAGGTCCTCCTTAATCCGAACTCGATTTGTGGAACCCTTGCTCGCGCGCTTGCAAAGCTCCACGAACTCCTCGGCCTTAATTACGAGCGACAAATACTCTGGGATGACCCGCGCAATGTTGAAGTCAAAGAGAGGAAAGTCGTTGGTGACAACGGCTCCATCCAAGGAGTCCGGCAGGAGGGCTACTGCGCCGTGTCGCGCGTCGATGCGGGAAAGGATTAGTTGGCCCGCTCGCGCAAGGTAACGGCTCTCGGACGCGATCTCCGCCCCACGAACCTTTCGGCGCAACTTTGCACCATTGCCATTTAGGCGAACTGTAACCTCGGAATACTCTGCATCCAAAGCAAGTCGCACTGTCTCCGTCGAACGTTGGAGCAATTGACCGAGTGGTACGGGCTCGACCTCCATCGTGCTGGCGATGGTCACGCCGAGCCCTCTCGAACTAGGTTGTTAATGTCCTCAAGAAGGCCGCCCACCAGTCTCTGGTTCTCGATCATGCGTGCCACGATCTCATGCGGGGCGGCATCGTCTTCGACAGAACTGCCTCGCGGATTCTTGATGTCTAGGTTCAGATCGCCAGCCTCAATGTCCGCAATCGGTACACGCCACGCCCGGTCCGACTCTTTCCGATCCATCCACCAGTCGGCGGCGGGTTGGAACTCTTCTTCCAACATCGGAGCGGTCTTGCTGTACTTCTTCTTCCCCTCGGGCAGCGCTACTTCGTAGTACCACACCTCGCGCGTGGGGCCCTCGCGATCGAAGAACAGGAGGTTGGTGGGGATGTCGGTATACGGCGCGAACGCCCCAGAGCCAAGCCGCACGATGGTGTGCAGGTTGAACTCCTTGAGCAAGTCCTCCTTGATACGGGCGCAGATACCATCCCCGAAGAGCACGCCGTTCGGCACAACGACTGCAGCGCGACCTGGTTTGGGCTGCCGTCGAAGTCTGCGCATGATGAGTTGCAGGAAGAGGAGCGCGGTTTCGCTTGTGCGCTTGTCGGCGGGGAAACCGTTCTGGATCGAGCGCTCTTCTTCGCCGCCGAAAGGCGGATTGGTGGCGATGACGTCCACGCGCTCGGCGTCGCCGATTTCAGTGAGCTTGACGGCAAGCGAGTTGCCGATGGTGATATTGGGTGACTCGACGCCGTGGAGCACGAGATTCATCTGAGCAAGGAGATACGGCAAGGACTTGGCTTCGTTGCCGAAGAGCGTGTGCTCTTGAAGCACGCGATAGTGCTCTGCCAATCGAGCTTGCTGTTTGATGTGCTCGTAGGCTTCCACTAAGAAACCACCTGTTCCACAAGCCGGATCGAGCACGGTCTCACCGAGCTTGGGATCAAGCATCTGGATCATGAACTTGACGACGGGGCGAGGGGTGTAGAACTCGCCAGAGTCGCCCGCCGCGTCGCGCATCTCTCGGAGCATCGACTCGTAGAGGTGGCTAAGGGTGTGGATGTTCTCGCTCGACGTAAATTTGACCTCATTGATCTTGTTCACCACGTCGCGCAGAAGATAGCCATTTGCCATCCGATTCTGAAGTTCGCGGAAGACGTACGCAAGAACGTCTCCCCGGCCACCCGAACGAGTCTTCAGGTAGGCAAAGAGGCCGAGTCCGCGCGTCCCGTCTGGCCGGATGGCTTCGTCTTGGTTGATGAACGCTTTGAGTTCGTCGCCGGTCAAACCATCCACGGGTCCAGCCCAATCTCGCCATCTGTATGGCGGCTCGATCAACTCCTTGTGGGGCCGCCCAGCAAGCTCATCGCTGACCTTGTGCATCTCGTCGGAATCGTCGAGGAACTTGAGGAACATCAGCCACGTGAGCATTGGCAGCCGGTCGAGGTCACCGTTCAGGCCCTTGTCCTTCCGCATGATGTTGCGGATAGTCTTGATGGTCGAGCTTAGGGACTCTCGCGTAGAGAGCGGCGCGGCGGCATCGGTGTTTTTCTTTCCTCGGGGCATTAGAGGTCCACTCCCGTGATCGTTTTCAAGTGAGTTGAAACAAGCTTGTCGGTCTTCTTGACAAGCCTCTCGATGTGATTCATCATGCGCTTGGCCGCATCTTTTCGAACGGCACCCAAGTCCTTCTTCCCGTGGGCAAGGTCGCCTCGAAGTGAAATGTATTCGTCTAGCTTGGTCTGGGCGCTGGATGCGGTCATCTTTGACCAGAACCACTGGTCTTCGATCTTCTCAAGGCCCAGCGTATTACTGATCAACGAGGAGGCTTGAGCAGTCTTGGCGGTGTTGAATTCATTTCCCGTCTTTGGAAGGGTGTTGGCGACGCGCTTGGCATTATCTCGGAGAAGGTCGCCAAGGGATTTGGAAGCGAAGTCCCACAGTTTGGAGGCGTCACCTTTGATGATTCCTTGCGAGTGTTTCTCAATCTCGCCAATCAGGTACGCGGGCAGTTTCGTACGATCCGTGCAGTTGGTCGCAAGATGGTTTATTGACTCCTCCACCAGATCTTCGATGTACGCTTCCCAAATGGCTGCACAGAAAAGAATCGCAGACTTGTTCAAAATTTGGTGCTCAGGTGGTCGCCGTCCACGCTTCGCTCCGCTAAGTTTTGAATGGAACCCCAGCAAGTCCTCAACATCCTGCTTGTTCGCTTCGAACCGACTAAGGGACTGACTCATCCGACCTCCGAGATATAGAGCATTTCCTGTAGCTTCGTCACCGCGTCACGCAGTTGAACTGGACCGCCGAACTCAGAGGCAATTTCCTGGATTGAGCCGTGCTCTGAGATGGGGGGAACTTGGAGAACATCGGGGATGACGAACTGACTCGCACCCACCTCCTCGTATTTCGCGAGTAGCTCTTCGAGGATCATCCTCGCGGTCGGACCGAATTGGTCGAAGAACTCGGCCTGCCGCTTCTTGAGGTTCTGCGCGCGTTCTCGCCTGGACCGCAGGGGTGCACCATATGCGAGATGGCACATGAGGTCGAAGGGATCGGCGTCTGGCTTTCCCGCAACCTTAGCAAGTTCGTCAAACTCAATCCCTCTATCACGAAGGGCTTCGATGATCTGCGTGCGCTTGTCCGGCTTCGACCAATCCGCGAGCAAGTCTTCCGCACTTGGATAGAGCCTCCGAACTTGCTCTTTGGTGAAGTCTGTGTATTGAATGACACGAAGTTGGTTGCCGTTCGCATCGAGTTCGTAGACCACATGCGCGACCACCTGAACTACTCCGTCGTCCACGTAATACTTGCGACGTCCTTCTCGAACCTGCGGCGGTTCGCCGTCTCCCCCACCTCCAGGCTCGTCAGGTGGCAATGGCTCGCCGTCGAAGTCTGGATCAGCGAACATCGTGACCGCTGTGCCGGTGTAGTCGAGAATATTGAAAAAGAGCTTGCCGTAGTCTTCGCGCACGCGCGTACCGCGTCCAATGATCTGCTTGAACTCAACCATCGATCCGATGATGCGAGCGAGAACGACATTCTTGACAGTCGGGGCATCGACCCCGGTCGTCAGCAATTGGCTCGTTGTGAGGATAACGGGCGTCGATTTCTCCAAGTCTTGGAAGTCGGAAAGGTGTCCTTTGCCTAGGTCTCCTTCGTCGGCCGTAACGCGACAGACGTAGTTTGGATGCTTCTTAACCAGGTCAGAGTTGAGGTTTATCAACTCCTGCCTCATCTCAGCGGCGTGTTCTTGATCGACGCAGAAGACGATCGTTTTAGCGAACCGATCGTGTGCTTTCATGAAATCTGTCAAGTGCTTCGCGATCGCCTTAGTGCGCGCCCGGAGGGCAATCGTTCGCTCAAAGTCCTTCGTGCTGTACTCACCGTCCGGGATCGCCTGACCGAGCCGATCTACCTCGCCCTGACTGGGCCGGTAGCCAACCGCGTCGTAATGCGTGACGATGCGATGGACTCGGTATGGAGCTAGGAAGCCGTCTTCAATCCCTTGCTTCAGCGAGTAGGTGTAGATCGGATCGCCGAAGTAGTCGTAGCTGTCGCCATCGTGCCGCCTTACTGGTGTGGCGGTGAGACCGAGTTGGAATGCAGGCTCGAAGTATTCCAGGATATCTCGCCAGACCGAATCCTCCCTCGCGCTGCCCCGGTGGCATTCGTCGACGATGATCAAATCGAAGAAGTCCGGAGCATATTCCTTGTACAGCCCCGGTCTGGATTCATCCTCTGCGATGGCCTGATAGGTCGCGAAGTAGAGTTCGCGGGACTTGATCGCGTTCCCGCGCTCGATCTTTCCCCTAGCATCACCGAAGGGAGCAAAGGTCTTGTCCTTCGGGTCGTCGACCAACACCGTTCGATCAGCCAAGTAAAGGATGCGAGGCTTGCGCGTGGGGTCGTTCCTGGCATTCCACTTTGACGTCCAGAGCTTCCAGCAGATTTGGAATGCGGTCGGAGTTTTGCCTGTACCCGTTGCCATGACGAGTAGCACACGCTTCTGCCCACGGACGATCGCCTCAACCGTCCGGTTGATGGCGATCTGCTGGTAATACCGTTCCTCATGAGAGCCAGCGGAATAGATCGGCGCAAGGACATGGGCCGTCTGATCGGCGTCCAACGGCTCCGTGCCATTGAGCCGATGCCAAAGTTCCTCTGGAGTGGGAAACTGACTGACGTTAGCCTCAACTCCCGTGGTTAGGTCGATCTCGATGATATCGTGCCCGTTCGTCGAATAGGCGAAACAGAGTCCGAGCATCTGCGCATACCGGATGGCTTGTTGGACCCCATTCGCAGCAAGCTCCGACTCAGCCTTAGCCTCGACAACCGCGATGTTGAAATCACCCGTGTATTTCAGCAGGTAGTCGGCCTTCAGCGCCTCCCTACGTCGCGCAACCTGGCCCGCGACCACGATTCGTCCTTTCGTGATCCTGTATTGCTCGGTCATCGAGTGAGGACTCGACTCCCAGCCCGACTCCCGAAGTTTTGGTTCGACGAGTTCTCGGCAAGTGTCGTTTTCGTTGCGCACAGGCTCCAAGAGCTTGACATATTCGCGGCCATCGTGTAAAGTGTGCAGTTGACAATGACGGAAGAAGTGGGTCCATCCAATCGCTACGGAGCCAAGCAGCGGGATCTCCGGGTTGCGAAGGGCCTGACGCTCCGGAAGTTCGCAGATGCCCTGGGCGTCAGTCCAACCTATGTGAGCGGGGTTGAGAACGGGACCTTGCCGCCACCAACGCCCGATCGACTCACCAAAATCGCGGAACTGCTCGAAACTTCGCTTGATGATCTAATTGGACTCGCCGGTCGATGGGATGACGTAGCCAAGCAAGCCGTGGAGGATCGACCCGAGTTCGTCAGGTTGTTCCGAGCGGCAAAGGACCTCTCCCGTGAACAGGTCGAACAGCTTTCTAAACTAGCTGAGGAGCTTTCTGAGGATGGCGACGGAGTTTGATCCTGTACCGGCATGCTTCTGCGGAGTGCAGTTTCTACCAGTTGCCCGACTAGAGCGCATCGTCCGGGACAAGCTGGTGCGCTTCGAGCGCGAAACCGGAACCCGGCCCGCACTTCCTATCGACATCGAAGCCCTAGTCGAAATCATGGAGAAAA carries:
- a CDS encoding SAM-dependent DNA methyltransferase codes for the protein MPRGKKNTDAAAPLSTRESLSSTIKTIRNIMRKDKGLNGDLDRLPMLTWLMFLKFLDDSDEMHKVSDELAGRPHKELIEPPYRWRDWAGPVDGLTGDELKAFINQDEAIRPDGTRGLGLFAYLKTRSGGRGDVLAYVFRELQNRMANGYLLRDVVNKINEVKFTSSENIHTLSHLYESMLREMRDAAGDSGEFYTPRPVVKFMIQMLDPKLGETVLDPACGTGGFLVEAYEHIKQQARLAEHYRVLQEHTLFGNEAKSLPYLLAQMNLVLHGVESPNITIGNSLAVKLTEIGDAERVDVIATNPPFGGEEERSIQNGFPADKRTSETALLFLQLIMRRLRRQPKPGRAAVVVPNGVLFGDGICARIKEDLLKEFNLHTIVRLGSGAFAPYTDIPTNLLFFDREGPTREVWYYEVALPEGKKKYSKTAPMLEEEFQPAADWWMDRKESDRAWRVPIADIEAGDLNLDIKNPRGSSVEDDAAPHEIVARMIENQRLVGGLLEDINNLVREGSA
- a CDS encoding SAP domain-containing protein, with amino-acid sequence MNLRSLFSKRETATPRPVNEPQPLSQQELFLLSLFLKPRLRQTITGPGWNDVWRASLGKEPARVLDGFVTQGLLRTCDSAEKLEVKFRVPELVDICKRHGLAHKGKKAELIATLVERVSPSEIASMTSDVHPLRCTEVGTTLADAYKQKADAARQEAEDSCMDALQRGELAQACQIVRRFEARQPLPRGMGVDWSNPDISHELGLLVALFQDKPPSTAPPTTIAAAMGLLWGTGPEKWLPKEPSDSSKRRRRTPEEKAAEVAARMEAFRANHERTLEGYRANRDVIIAVEILAAQSSCDFCKSRVGRYPLDSVPPLPHSECTHDMGCRCVYVPVTRLSDL
- a CDS encoding helix-turn-helix transcriptional regulator, with translation MTEEVGPSNRYGAKQRDLRVAKGLTLRKFADALGVSPTYVSGVENGTLPPPTPDRLTKIAELLETSLDDLIGLAGRWDDVAKQAVEDRPEFVRLFRAAKDLSREQVEQLSKLAEELSEDGDGV
- a CDS encoding DUF4209 domain-containing protein; the protein is MEEHTPEAPKLMFTDLHVTADDLRVVPWLDTIEQDKRDEVDNYSTPLFAAARVAAEAGDRRAEQVYVLLGSASSMFYDSNDAAEPLKPMFVMANSRSAALSDFEDQHLDPIAAVYAEIADREMKARLADILWIRRKDHQAARVAAAAYLEGAKALMDPAEWVHGFHRLQRAMQIAGALGKQSAERNAVADYALELLAKLDGSDPLYLTRSIIDLALAYKIGDPALLAGYAEKSAEGAEGRQDWITAADYWALVATCRRKAGNEAGATEASLRQGEAQISVGETMAGKPGLAAEHWFEQGLLTLRQAGAPKERQEELMKRLHELQKERLEHLGKIETSVPIDPQLIEHIEKVKGMSLRDALAFWAIQVRPIGKERLREMVREHVTQSPLSSIFSNSILREDGKVAFVIPAMPLNEEPSDELLQLHMWRMAEMTRPVTAWMAEQIRHMIAGEHPWEEGCLDWLLNDNLFVPKGREPIFARGLQSGIEGDYLIATHLLVPQLENSFRHVLNQHGVLTTFLRQDGTQDEFPINKIVETEAFSQIFGQDLAFELRGLLAEHAGANLRNNVSHGLVSAGSFYSPSNIILVPLTLWLLLHGVERASENQIEHND
- a CDS encoding DEAD/DEAH box helicase family protein encodes the protein MTEQYRITKGRIVVAGQVARRREALKADYLLKYTGDFNIAVVEAKAESELAANGVQQAIRYAQMLGLCFAYSTNGHDIIEIDLTTGVEANVSQFPTPEELWHRLNGTEPLDADQTAHVLAPIYSAGSHEERYYQQIAINRTVEAIVRGQKRVLLVMATGTGKTPTAFQICWKLWTSKWNARNDPTRKPRILYLADRTVLVDDPKDKTFAPFGDARGKIERGNAIKSRELYFATYQAIAEDESRPGLYKEYAPDFFDLIIVDECHRGSAREDSVWRDILEYFEPAFQLGLTATPVRRHDGDSYDYFGDPIYTYSLKQGIEDGFLAPYRVHRIVTHYDAVGYRPSQGEVDRLGQAIPDGEYSTKDFERTIALRARTKAIAKHLTDFMKAHDRFAKTIVFCVDQEHAAEMRQELINLNSDLVKKHPNYVCRVTADEGDLGKGHLSDFQDLEKSTPVILTTSQLLTTGVDAPTVKNVVLARIIGSMVEFKQIIGRGTRVREDYGKLFFNILDYTGTAVTMFADPDFDGEPLPPDEPGGGGDGEPPQVREGRRKYYVDDGVVQVVAHVVYELDANGNQLRVIQYTDFTKEQVRRLYPSAEDLLADWSKPDKRTQIIEALRDRGIEFDELAKVAGKPDADPFDLMCHLAYGAPLRSRRERAQNLKKRQAEFFDQFGPTARMILEELLAKYEEVGASQFVIPDVLQVPPISEHGSIQEIASEFGGPVQLRDAVTKLQEMLYISEVG